A single Acidaminococcus sp. DNA region contains:
- a CDS encoding NAD-dependent epimerase/dehydratase family protein, translating to MRKILVTGGAGFIGSHVLEKLRLHGFTDVTVLDSFVSGCRAHIPDGMRVVEMDVRDPQLSSFLAREHFKCVIHLAAQTQVPYSMEHPEEDADINIMGLLNLLEGCRKSGVSQIIFSSSAAVYGDNPHLPLKEEETVRPLSFYGLSKAVSESYIRLYCHEYSMDGMILRFANVYGERQGESGEGGVISIFAKKIARGEDLTVFGDGSQTRDFVYAGDIAEVIVRAIGEPGVHVLNVATNTRVSLNELIELFRKLTDHPFAVHYGPVRDGDICDSVLSNEALNKTLGFRQFTNLSEGLKKTLEDTLKHC from the coding sequence ATGAGAAAAATCCTCGTAACCGGGGGAGCTGGCTTTATCGGTTCCCATGTCCTTGAGAAATTGCGTCTCCACGGATTTACGGACGTGACGGTACTTGACTCTTTTGTCTCCGGCTGCCGCGCCCATATCCCTGATGGTATGCGGGTTGTAGAAATGGATGTGCGTGATCCGCAGCTTTCTTCTTTCCTTGCAAGGGAGCATTTTAAATGCGTTATTCATCTGGCAGCTCAGACTCAGGTTCCGTATTCTATGGAACATCCGGAAGAAGATGCCGATATCAACATCATGGGGCTTCTGAATCTCCTGGAAGGATGCCGTAAGAGCGGTGTATCTCAGATTATTTTTTCATCCAGTGCTGCCGTCTACGGTGACAATCCGCATCTTCCTCTTAAAGAAGAAGAAACGGTTCGTCCGCTTTCCTTCTACGGGCTTTCCAAGGCGGTATCAGAGTCGTACATTCGTCTTTACTGCCATGAATATTCTATGGATGGCATGATCCTGCGCTTTGCAAACGTGTATGGCGAGCGCCAGGGTGAGAGTGGGGAAGGCGGTGTCATCAGCATCTTTGCCAAAAAGATTGCCAGGGGCGAGGACCTAACCGTTTTTGGCGATGGGAGCCAGACCCGTGATTTTGTCTATGCCGGTGATATTGCGGAAGTCATTGTGAGGGCTATTGGTGAACCGGGTGTGCATGTTCTGAACGTAGCTACCAATACGCGTGTGTCCCTGAATGAGCTGATTGAACTGTTCAGAAAACTCACGGACCACCCCTTTGCCGTTCATTATGGTCCTGTCCGGGACGGCGATATCTGCGACTCGGTCCTTTCTAATGAAGCTTTGAATAAAACGCTGGGATTCAGGCAGTTTACTAATCTTTCCGAGGGGCTGAAAAAAACGCTGGAAGATACGCTGAAACATTGCTGA
- a CDS encoding TAXI family TRAP transporter solute-binding subunit codes for MKKSFTILTLICCLLLGAGCHKEAKAPKPVNEKPAVMSVRIGAGNVPGVYARIGSELDKLLKKELPDAADGTLSSNGSIANVELLHQKKVELALTQEDVAELAFAGKGPFAGRPFQDIRQIASLHLEALHFIVPFDSPIRSVADLKKKRIALNAPGSGSEVTVRKVLQAWHLTDQDVDIQYLPEDQILKGLEAGTLDAAFIITGFPSLELKPYVADHKVRLVSLEGPQLASMFERYGYYHPVLMGAGTYKEQNNPVVTLGVRCLLVCTESTPKEITAAAASVICAHLEDLKIADEAFWPLEKSDLFPVLGVPMVETSKEFKAKVSEKKR; via the coding sequence ATGAAAAAGAGTTTTACAATTTTAACACTCATCTGCTGTCTTCTTCTGGGTGCCGGCTGCCACAAGGAAGCCAAGGCGCCGAAGCCCGTAAATGAGAAGCCGGCTGTGATGTCGGTTCGCATCGGCGCGGGTAATGTGCCGGGAGTTTATGCCCGCATCGGATCCGAGCTCGATAAGCTCCTGAAAAAGGAACTTCCGGATGCGGCAGACGGTACGTTATCATCGAATGGTTCTATTGCCAACGTCGAGCTGCTGCACCAAAAGAAAGTGGAACTGGCGCTGACCCAGGAAGATGTCGCCGAACTTGCCTTTGCAGGAAAGGGTCCCTTTGCGGGGCGTCCGTTCCAGGATATCCGGCAGATTGCGTCCCTCCACCTGGAAGCACTCCATTTCATCGTGCCTTTTGATTCTCCGATACGCAGTGTGGCCGATTTAAAGAAAAAACGGATTGCCCTGAATGCACCGGGGTCGGGTTCTGAGGTCACTGTACGTAAGGTCCTGCAGGCCTGGCACTTGACTGATCAGGATGTGGATATCCAGTATCTTCCTGAAGATCAGATTTTAAAAGGGTTGGAAGCTGGAACGCTGGATGCCGCTTTTATCATTACCGGCTTTCCCAGCCTGGAACTGAAGCCTTATGTGGCAGATCATAAAGTCAGACTTGTCTCTTTGGAAGGCCCCCAGCTGGCCTCGATGTTCGAGCGCTATGGATATTATCATCCGGTGCTTATGGGGGCAGGTACTTACAAGGAACAGAACAACCCTGTCGTCACGCTGGGAGTACGCTGCCTGCTGGTCTGCACGGAATCTACACCCAAAGAGATTACGGCGGCAGCGGCTTCTGTGATCTGCGCTCATCTGGAAGACCTGAAGATTGCTGATGAAGCTTTCTGGCCTTTGGAAAAGTCGGATCTTTTTCCTGTACTCGGTGTTCCCATGGTGGAAACTTCCAAAGAGTTTAAAGCGAAAGTGTCAGAGAAAAAGCGGTGA
- a CDS encoding ribonuclease J: MNKGQRNTKKLNIIPLGGLGEIGKNMTAFKYGEEIILVDAGLAFPDDDMLGIDLVIPNFAYLQENKEKVKGIFLTHGHEDHIGALPYVMKEIDCPVYGTPLTLGILSGRLKENGVSDAKCREVKPGSTVRAGCFRVEFIHVNHSIPDAVALAIHTPVGVIVHTGDYKFDQTPVDGQPTDFARLAEVGDKGVLLLMADSTNIERPGFTPSEKNVGKILDEQFRLAKNRVIVATFSSNVHRIQQVIDAAVVTHRKVAVIGRSMVNVVNISIEMGYLNVPKGVLIDIDETRNYAPRQIAIITTGSQGEPMSALTRMANSDHKKVSIMPGDTVIISATPIPGNEKGVARTIDNLYKQGAEVVYGRERGIHVSGHASQEEIKMMHRLIRPKFFMPVHGEYRHLVLHKKLAMQLGMPKENVVIAENGSIVELTPNSIGINGKVTSGKVLIDGLGVGDVGNVVLRDRRQLSQDGILIVVVTIDHSNYSIAAGPDIVSRGFVYVRESEELMEGARDRVLSTLDKCREDHITEWSALKSAVRDSLGKYLFEKTRRRPMILPLIMEI, encoded by the coding sequence TTGAATAAAGGTCAACGTAATACAAAAAAGTTAAATATTATTCCCTTGGGCGGATTAGGTGAAATCGGAAAGAATATGACCGCCTTTAAGTATGGGGAAGAAATCATTCTTGTGGATGCCGGTCTGGCATTCCCTGACGATGATATGCTCGGAATCGATCTGGTTATTCCTAATTTTGCTTATCTGCAGGAGAATAAGGAAAAAGTCAAGGGTATTTTTCTGACCCATGGCCACGAAGATCACATCGGTGCGCTGCCATATGTAATGAAGGAAATCGACTGTCCCGTTTACGGTACGCCGCTGACGCTTGGCATCCTGTCCGGACGTCTTAAGGAAAATGGCGTTTCTGACGCCAAATGCAGGGAAGTGAAACCCGGCAGTACGGTTCGTGCCGGCTGTTTCCGTGTTGAATTTATCCACGTCAACCACAGTATCCCTGACGCGGTAGCACTCGCCATCCATACCCCGGTTGGTGTGATTGTTCACACGGGTGACTATAAGTTCGATCAGACCCCGGTGGACGGCCAGCCGACGGATTTTGCCCGCCTGGCTGAAGTCGGCGATAAGGGCGTGCTGCTGCTCATGGCTGACAGTACGAATATTGAACGGCCGGGATTTACGCCCAGTGAAAAGAACGTCGGTAAGATCCTTGACGAACAGTTCCGTCTGGCTAAAAACAGGGTCATTGTGGCAACGTTCTCTTCCAACGTGCACCGGATTCAGCAGGTGATTGATGCTGCTGTCGTAACGCACCGTAAGGTAGCTGTCATTGGCCGCAGTATGGTCAATGTTGTCAATATCTCTATTGAAATGGGATATCTGAATGTGCCCAAAGGTGTCCTGATTGATATCGATGAAACGCGCAACTATGCACCGCGGCAGATTGCCATTATTACCACGGGCAGCCAGGGCGAGCCGATGAGTGCCCTGACGCGCATGGCGAACAGTGACCATAAGAAAGTTTCGATTATGCCGGGCGATACGGTTATTATTTCCGCAACGCCGATTCCGGGCAACGAAAAGGGCGTTGCCCGTACTATTGATAATCTGTATAAACAGGGCGCTGAAGTTGTCTACGGCAGAGAACGCGGCATTCACGTTTCCGGGCACGCCAGCCAGGAAGAAATCAAGATGATGCACCGTTTGATCCGTCCGAAGTTCTTCATGCCGGTTCACGGTGAATACCGTCATCTGGTTCTTCATAAGAAGCTGGCAATGCAGCTCGGTATGCCGAAAGAAAATGTGGTCATTGCCGAAAACGGTTCCATTGTGGAACTGACACCGAATTCTATCGGCATCAACGGAAAAGTAACTTCCGGCAAGGTCCTGATTGACGGGCTTGGTGTCGGCGATGTCGGGAATGTTGTTCTTCGTGACCGCCGTCAGCTTTCTCAGGATGGTATCCTGATTGTGGTTGTTACCATCGATCACAGCAATTACTCCATTGCTGCCGGCCCGGATATCGTTTCCCGCGGTTTTGTCTACGTCCGTGAATCGGAAGAATTGATGGAAGGGGCCCGCGATCGTGTCCTCAGCACGCTTGACAAGTGCCGCGAGGACCATATTACCGAATGGTCCGCACTGAAGTCTGCCGTACGTGATTCCCTCGGTAAGTATCTTTTTGAAAAAACGAGACGGCGTCCGATGATTCTGCCGCTCATCATGGAAATTTGA
- a CDS encoding DNA translocase FtsK produces MKKKGSRKNTQKNTQQIEIIPNREVIGILLFAFACIMGAGLLGFEMGSLGSFIKRVLTYSLGKGAFLFPLYIACLGLGYIVNHEHLRLSKRFFSLLLFVVSLLSLWHVYVVPQGSEIMPEYLPVGGGLLGGSIVFVLTKIIGRLGTIIALAALTLVSMVLTNRFSLSKPLKFAGEEMKEGAATAAQKIESIHLNWKKDEPQNDIYDQEEEPDTRKRSRNGDKPKKSLAQKIKDTVSSNKPILHFDPEQIEGTSADSGAGATSRTDTAPRVYTPAIPPNIPDDEQKPVSVEETAPLFEPEQGAGEGSTEPQYKFPPFSLLDSPRPVNLKNSQKEMQRQGGIIEQTLSDFGVNASLINVTKGPSVTRYEVAPAPGVKVNKIQNLAEDIALKLAVTSVRIEPIPGKAAIGIEVPSNLKEPVTFRSIVDCDEVRRAKGKLCVGLGKDISGRVIVADLSKMPHLLIAGSTGSGKSVCINTIIASLLYRARPDEVKLILVDPKVVELTNYNGIPHLLTPVVTGPKQAASALHWAVVEMERRYSLFAKTGVRKVDDYNKIAGEGEKLPFIVVIIDELSDLMMVAAVDVEDAILRLAQKARAAGIHLILATQRPSVDVLTGTIKANIPSRIAFAVSSNTDSRTILDMSGAENLLGKGDMLYFPTGANKPIRVQGAFITDEEIARIVNFIKVESIPTNYTEEVTTQELSEDKKKHTTGPETEAEDPLFLDALQLVLDTHQASSSMLQRKFRIGYTRAARLVDTMEEKGIVSPADGSKPRTLRMSEAAIEERFFNKNKKEADF; encoded by the coding sequence GTGAAAAAGAAGGGTTCTAGAAAAAATACACAAAAGAATACTCAGCAAATTGAAATCATCCCGAACCGCGAAGTCATCGGGATCTTGCTCTTCGCCTTTGCATGCATCATGGGGGCCGGTCTTCTTGGCTTTGAAATGGGCTCACTGGGGTCTTTTATCAAGCGGGTACTGACGTATTCCCTGGGCAAGGGCGCGTTCCTTTTCCCGCTGTACATTGCTTGTCTGGGACTCGGTTACATCGTTAATCATGAGCATCTGCGTCTTTCCAAGCGTTTCTTTTCTCTGCTTCTTTTTGTGGTTTCTCTCTTATCCCTGTGGCATGTCTATGTTGTTCCCCAGGGATCTGAGATTATGCCTGAATACCTTCCGGTCGGCGGCGGCCTTCTCGGAGGCTCCATCGTGTTTGTTCTGACCAAGATTATCGGCCGGCTCGGCACAATCATTGCGCTGGCGGCTCTGACACTGGTATCCATGGTCCTGACCAATCGTTTTTCTCTTTCCAAGCCGCTGAAATTTGCCGGCGAAGAAATGAAGGAAGGCGCTGCTACGGCCGCACAAAAAATTGAGTCCATCCATCTCAACTGGAAGAAGGATGAACCCCAAAATGATATTTATGATCAGGAAGAGGAACCTGATACGAGAAAGCGTTCCCGGAATGGGGACAAACCAAAGAAGTCCCTGGCCCAGAAAATCAAGGATACTGTAAGCAGCAATAAGCCAATCCTGCATTTTGACCCTGAACAGATTGAAGGCACAAGTGCGGATTCCGGTGCAGGAGCTACTTCCCGTACGGATACGGCTCCGCGGGTCTACACGCCTGCAATCCCGCCGAATATCCCTGATGACGAACAGAAACCCGTCAGTGTGGAGGAGACTGCTCCTTTATTTGAGCCGGAGCAGGGAGCAGGGGAGGGGAGTACTGAGCCCCAGTATAAGTTCCCTCCGTTTTCGCTGCTGGATAGTCCGCGTCCGGTGAATCTGAAAAATTCCCAGAAAGAAATGCAGCGGCAGGGCGGTATTATCGAACAGACACTCAGTGATTTTGGTGTCAATGCCTCTCTCATCAATGTGACGAAAGGGCCTTCCGTCACTCGCTATGAAGTGGCACCGGCCCCTGGCGTCAAAGTCAATAAGATTCAAAATCTTGCTGAAGATATTGCACTTAAACTGGCTGTGACCAGTGTACGTATCGAGCCTATTCCCGGAAAGGCAGCGATTGGGATTGAAGTACCGTCAAACTTAAAAGAGCCGGTTACTTTCCGTTCCATTGTGGACTGTGATGAAGTGCGCCGCGCCAAGGGTAAACTCTGCGTAGGTCTCGGCAAGGATATTTCCGGCCGTGTTATTGTGGCCGATCTGAGTAAAATGCCGCACCTTCTGATAGCCGGTTCTACCGGTTCCGGTAAAAGTGTGTGCATCAATACGATTATTGCCAGTCTCCTGTATCGGGCCCGTCCGGATGAAGTGAAGCTGATTCTGGTCGATCCGAAAGTGGTGGAACTGACCAACTATAATGGCATCCCGCATCTTCTGACTCCTGTAGTCACGGGACCGAAGCAGGCTGCCTCTGCCCTTCACTGGGCTGTGGTAGAAATGGAACGCCGTTACAGCCTCTTTGCCAAGACGGGCGTCCGCAAAGTCGATGATTATAATAAGATTGCCGGTGAAGGGGAGAAACTTCCCTTTATCGTCGTCATCATCGACGAGCTGTCTGATTTGATGATGGTTGCTGCCGTGGATGTGGAAGACGCTATCCTTAGACTTGCCCAGAAAGCACGTGCTGCAGGAATCCACTTGATTCTTGCCACGCAGCGTCCTTCCGTCGACGTCCTTACCGGTACTATCAAAGCCAATATTCCTTCCCGTATTGCGTTTGCCGTGTCGTCCAATACGGACAGCCGGACAATCCTGGACATGAGCGGTGCTGAAAACCTGCTTGGCAAGGGCGATATGCTCTATTTTCCGACAGGTGCCAATAAGCCGATCCGTGTGCAGGGCGCATTCATTACGGATGAGGAAATTGCCCGTATCGTTAACTTTATCAAGGTTGAGTCCATTCCTACAAATTATACGGAAGAAGTCACCACACAGGAACTTTCCGAAGATAAGAAAAAACATACTACCGGACCTGAAACTGAAGCCGAGGATCCGCTCTTTCTGGATGCACTTCAGCTTGTACTGGATACGCACCAGGCGTCTTCCTCGATGCTTCAGCGTAAGTTCCGGATTGGTTATACAAGGGCAGCACGATTGGTAGATACGATGGAAGAGAAGGGTATTGTAAGCCCTGCCGACGGCAGTAAGCCGAGGACCCTGAGAATGAGTGAAGCTGCCATTGAAGAAAGATTTTTTAATAAGAACAAGAAAGAGGCTGACTTTTGA
- a CDS encoding DUF4115 domain-containing protein: MKKVGEYLQKLRVEKNVSLEEVAEKTGIRVQYLQALENGDYNKIPGDVFIKGFIRNYGNYLGVDGNGLVDAYIKENEQPAASAPAADQSSDTIVIHRPLSSHDEEEGDGATKPLDVVPLSDAPPTVPESEEEEEPQPEIKPFIKELDDDDLADLENAAEEESQGGFVQRIKRFIDENLYEDVPDEEDDKGSGAFSGYAYQKEEEDGSKKGLAAYLNMKVFTVVFGVCLLIFCLVMAYFIFGGKTTPEIPATTSLSDSVKSENSNTRAAEKEEQKAQETEKTDTTKDTKKEEKKSETKTYGQATKGGVTVEVTYNKPVWTQTSIDGKSVEAMTVPKGSTRIFNGKKSVRITFGSIRDVSIKVNGKDAPLKDTEWGTMTKTFTAK; encoded by the coding sequence ATGAAGAAAGTGGGAGAGTATTTACAGAAACTGCGGGTCGAAAAGAATGTTTCCCTGGAAGAAGTTGCCGAGAAGACAGGCATACGCGTCCAGTACCTGCAGGCTCTTGAAAATGGTGACTATAATAAAATCCCGGGGGATGTCTTTATCAAGGGATTTATCCGTAACTATGGGAATTATCTTGGTGTTGACGGCAATGGCCTGGTAGATGCTTATATCAAGGAAAATGAACAGCCGGCAGCTTCAGCCCCTGCCGCTGATCAATCTTCTGATACCATCGTGATTCATCGTCCTCTTTCTTCTCATGATGAAGAAGAAGGGGATGGGGCTACCAAACCGCTCGATGTGGTGCCGCTGTCCGATGCTCCTCCGACCGTTCCTGAGTCCGAAGAGGAAGAAGAACCGCAGCCGGAAATCAAACCGTTCATCAAGGAATTGGATGATGATGATCTGGCTGACCTCGAAAATGCCGCTGAAGAGGAGAGCCAGGGCGGCTTTGTGCAGCGCATCAAACGCTTTATTGATGAGAATTTGTACGAAGATGTGCCCGACGAAGAGGATGATAAGGGAAGCGGCGCGTTTTCCGGCTATGCTTATCAAAAAGAGGAAGAGGATGGCAGTAAGAAAGGTCTTGCTGCTTATCTGAATATGAAGGTATTTACCGTTGTTTTCGGTGTCTGCCTCTTGATTTTCTGTCTTGTCATGGCGTATTTTATCTTTGGCGGCAAGACGACGCCTGAGATTCCTGCCACTACATCGCTTTCTGACAGCGTAAAGAGTGAAAACTCGAATACGAGGGCAGCTGAGAAGGAAGAACAGAAAGCCCAGGAAACCGAGAAAACGGATACAACGAAAGACACGAAGAAAGAAGAGAAAAAGAGTGAAACCAAGACCTACGGTCAGGCGACCAAGGGTGGCGTCACGGTGGAAGTTACGTATAACAAGCCGGTATGGACCCAGACCAGTATCGATGGGAAATCCGTGGAAGCGATGACGGTCCCGAAGGGATCTACACGCATATTTAACGGCAAAAAATCGGTCCGCATCACTTTCGGCAGTATTCGTGATGTGTCCATCAAGGTGAATGGTAAGGATGCTCCGCTCAAAGATACTGAATGGGGCACTATGACAAAGACATTTACAGCAAAGTAA
- the rimO gene encoding 30S ribosomal protein S12 methylthiotransferase RimO has translation MKIGVVSLGCPKNLVDSEVMMGLIEERKWEITNDPAAADIIIVNTCGFIESAKTESINTILQMAEYKKGDAHKKLIMTGCLGQRYADELFESLPEVDAIVGTECYDRIGEVIDRVEKGERFKMILPVKAYSQKANRVLTTPKYTAYLKIAEGCSNCCTYCAIPKIRGPYRSRPYEEIIAEARKLADAGVKEIILVAQDTTQYGIDLYGKYRLAELLRDLNKIEKLKWIRILYCYPDSFTDELIETIATCEKVCHYVDLPLQHASNSLLKTMRRRDTREQVETLLDKLRRRIPDICLRTTFIVGFPGETEEQFEELLDFTEKERFQCAGVFTYSKEEGTEAAEMPNQIDEDVKQDRYHRLMALQAKISEEIQQSREGRTLEVVVEGHDEENPDLAVGRSYAEAPDIDGKIFIENGRNLKTGSFVKVEIQQGFTYEAVAQLVTE, from the coding sequence TTGAAGATTGGTGTTGTCAGCCTTGGATGTCCGAAGAATCTGGTCGATTCCGAAGTGATGATGGGGCTTATCGAAGAAAGAAAATGGGAAATAACCAATGATCCGGCCGCTGCGGATATCATCATTGTGAATACGTGCGGATTCATCGAGAGTGCCAAGACGGAATCTATCAATACGATTCTGCAGATGGCAGAATATAAAAAAGGCGATGCACATAAAAAGCTTATTATGACGGGATGCCTGGGACAGCGGTACGCCGATGAACTTTTTGAATCCCTGCCGGAAGTGGATGCCATTGTCGGCACGGAATGTTATGACCGAATCGGCGAGGTCATTGACCGCGTTGAGAAGGGCGAGCGTTTTAAGATGATTCTGCCGGTAAAGGCATACTCCCAAAAAGCAAACCGTGTTCTTACTACGCCGAAATATACAGCTTATCTTAAAATCGCCGAAGGCTGCAGCAATTGCTGTACCTATTGCGCCATTCCTAAGATTCGGGGGCCTTATCGCAGCCGTCCCTATGAGGAAATTATAGCAGAAGCCCGTAAACTGGCGGATGCCGGCGTCAAGGAAATTATCCTGGTGGCGCAGGACACCACCCAGTATGGCATCGACCTATACGGGAAGTACCGTCTCGCGGAGCTTCTGCGTGATCTGAATAAGATTGAAAAATTGAAATGGATCCGCATTCTGTACTGCTATCCAGATTCTTTCACGGATGAACTCATTGAAACCATCGCCACCTGTGAAAAGGTATGCCATTATGTGGATTTACCGCTGCAGCATGCCAGCAATTCGCTTCTCAAAACGATGCGGCGCCGTGATACGCGTGAACAGGTGGAAACGCTGCTCGATAAACTGAGACGCCGAATTCCGGACATCTGTCTGCGGACAACCTTTATTGTCGGTTTCCCCGGCGAAACGGAAGAACAATTCGAGGAACTGCTCGATTTCACTGAAAAGGAACGCTTCCAGTGCGCCGGTGTCTTTACCTATTCCAAGGAGGAAGGTACGGAAGCTGCGGAAATGCCAAATCAAATCGATGAGGACGTCAAACAGGACCGTTATCACCGCCTGATGGCCCTCCAGGCCAAGATTTCAGAAGAAATCCAGCAAAGTCGTGAAGGCAGGACGCTGGAAGTCGTTGTGGAAGGCCACGATGAGGAAAATCCGGACCTTGCCGTAGGACGCTCCTATGCGGAAGCCCCCGACATCGACGGAAAGATCTTTATTGAAAACGGCAGGAACCTGAAGACCGGTTCCTTTGTGAAAGTAGAAATCCAACAGGGCTTTACGTACGAAGCGGTTGCTCAACTTGTGACGGAGTGA